From Mustelus asterias chromosome 5, sMusAst1.hap1.1, whole genome shotgun sequence, a single genomic window includes:
- the fbln7 gene encoding fibulin-7 codes for MVPGIQHSLFLYLLLSCIHPSQAAQGCLNRQKVLIAIRQMQQFLKGQENRFADGIRTMKAKLSALQVSVTKLTADQPSVTLCPVLEAPKHGKKFGSRYRTDHEVHFVCQPGYQLTGSSSRVCQPSGRWSGENANCTEVNECASTPCQNGGICTDAMNHYTCSCPNSWTGRHCQYPVQTAPTAVEWSMLNNQSFSRKPRCAKVERTQHCSCDAGFHMSGSSENSVCQDVDECEVFQLGGLARLCMHTCVNIPGSYRCTCPPTYKLLDDGRSCDDIDECATSQHNCTGAETCINIGGGFQCVNPQCPEPHANVSYVKTSPFQCERHPCPMNSKSCHHAAKTISFHYLSLPSKLKPPVTLFRMATAAAPGRPGPDNLRFGIVGGSNQGQFVLQRSDRQTGELILVQPLKGPCTVEVDVDMSEYLDRTFQAKHVSKVTLFVSANGF; via the exons GGTTGCCTGAACAGACAGAAAGTTCTCATTGCCATTCGACAAATGCAACAGTTCCTGAAAGGGCAAGAAAATCGTTTTGCTGATGGAATCCGTACCATGAAAGCCAAGTTATCGGCCTTACAGGTATCTGTTACCAAACTGACAGCAGACCAACCCTCAG TGACATTGTGCCCTGTGCTGGAGGCTCCTAAGCATGGCAAGAAATTCGGCTCCAGGTACAGGACGGATCATGAAGTGCACTTTGTCTGTCAGCCTGGCTATCAGCTGACTGGCTCCAGCAGCAGAGTATGTCAGCCCAGTGGACGTTGGAGCGGCGAGAATGCTAATTGTACAG AAGTTAATGAGTGCGCCAGCACCCCCTGCCAAAATGGAGGGATCTGCACGGATGCCATGAACCACTACACGTGCTCTTGCCCAAACAGCTGGACGGGGcgccactgccagtatccagtgCAGACAG CTCCCACTGCTGTAGAATGGAGTATGTTAAATAACCAGTCCTTTAGTCGGAAGCCCCGATGTGCAAAGGTGGAAAGGACCCAACACTGCAGCTGTGATGCCGGCTTCCATATGAGTGGGAGCAGTGAGAACAGTGTGTGCCAAg ATGTAGATGAGTGTGAGGTTTTCCAACTGGGAGGACTTGCCAGACTCTGTATGCACACCTGCGTTAACATCCCTGGGTCCTaccgctgtacctgtcctcccaCATACAAACTTCTCGATGATGGCAGGAGCTGTGATG ATATAGATGAGTGTGCAACATCACAACACAACTGCACAGGAGCGGAGACTTGTATCAACATAGGAGGAGGATTTCAGTGTGTTAATCCACAGTGCCCAGAACCTCATGCAAATGTCAGCTATGTTAAAACATCACCATT TCAATGTGAACGTCATCCTTGCCCTATGAACAGCAAATCCTGCCATCATGCCGCAAAGACCATCTCCTTCCATTACCTGTCCTTGCCCTCCAAACTGAAACCTCCGGTCACCCTGTTCCGCATGGCCACAGCTGCCGCTCCAGGAAGGCCTGGTCCAGACAACTTGCGTtttggcattgtgggaggaagcaaCCAGGGGCAGTTTGTGCTCCAACGCTCCGACAGGCAGACGGGGGAGCTGATCCTCGTTCAGCCTCTGAAAGGACCTTGCACAGTGGAAGTGGATGTGGACATGTCGGAATACCTGGACCGCACTTTCCAGGCCAAGCATGTGTCAAAGGTCACACTCTTCGTCTCGGCCAATGGATTTTGA